From a single Adhaeribacter swui genomic region:
- a CDS encoding PAS domain-containing sensor histidine kinase codes for MIPAIFDQWSQSSKKVLYIFNLQSKQFDYLSTAFEFIWEINRDLILKNPGQLFALVEEDDREAVGLRFEKACQGNACEIEFGLEFPDKRLKQVKVDAQPIADGSGTLTHLMGYAEDVTQQAQYREHLLEFGRKKNNVLQVVAHDLQGPLAIMKGVTSLLSMDHAEGRYEEIANYTELIDRAYEDCLKLIKEVLQDEHIKSAGTPVKRKRFDAVEKTRQTVEYYIKSQVVKVPILVESPEDKIIVELDEMKFTQILNNLITNSIKFTPANGKISLVLNTHGSDFILTHTDTGIGIPEEIQPYLFDKYSNKARRNGLNGEEPNGIGLSIIKDLVEVQGGRIALKSQENKGTTFTLTFPLLA; via the coding sequence ATGATCCCGGCTATTTTCGACCAATGGAGCCAATCCAGCAAAAAGGTACTGTATATCTTTAATCTGCAAAGCAAACAGTTTGATTACCTCAGTACTGCCTTTGAGTTTATTTGGGAAATAAACCGGGATTTAATTTTAAAAAATCCCGGGCAACTCTTTGCGCTGGTGGAAGAAGATGATCGCGAGGCCGTCGGATTACGTTTCGAGAAAGCCTGCCAGGGCAATGCTTGTGAAATTGAATTTGGTTTAGAGTTTCCGGATAAACGCTTGAAGCAGGTAAAAGTAGATGCCCAACCCATCGCGGACGGATCTGGCACGCTTACACACTTAATGGGCTATGCCGAAGACGTTACCCAACAAGCCCAATACCGCGAGCACTTGCTGGAGTTTGGCCGCAAAAAAAATAACGTATTGCAGGTGGTAGCCCACGATTTACAGGGCCCTTTAGCTATTATGAAAGGCGTAACTTCTTTACTGAGTATGGACCATGCCGAGGGCCGTTACGAAGAAATTGCCAATTACACCGAGTTAATCGACCGGGCTTACGAAGATTGCTTAAAATTAATAAAAGAAGTATTACAGGACGAACATATAAAGTCGGCGGGCACCCCGGTTAAAAGAAAACGGTTTGATGCCGTAGAAAAAACCCGTCAAACCGTGGAGTATTACATTAAATCTCAGGTAGTAAAAGTGCCCATTCTGGTAGAAAGTCCGGAAGACAAAATAATTGTGGAGCTGGATGAGATGAAGTTTACCCAGATTTTAAATAACCTGATAACAAATTCGATAAAATTTACTCCGGCAAACGGAAAAATTTCGCTCGTTTTAAATACACATGGTTCTGATTTTATATTAACGCACACCGATACGGGTATTGGTATTCCGGAAGAAATACAACCTTACTTGTTTGATAAGTACAGCAACAAGGCCCGCAGAAATGGCTTAAACGGCGAAGAACCCAATGGCATTGGCTTGTCTATTATTAAAGATCTGGTAGAAGTACAAGGCGGGCGAATAGCCCTGAAAAGTCAGGAAAATAAGGGCACTACTTTTACTTTAACTTTTCCGTTGCTGGCTTAA
- a CDS encoding RNA polymerase sigma factor — MKHPDQKYIEALVSNNEILVEEIYRRFSGKIKWMVIKNNGTEAEAGDIFQEALLAISHRAKTQGLILSCPFDAFIYSICKNLWLKVLNKKKSHSSVTDPEEMEIGEDSLQLAEECLIQEQRLQLLNEKLDELGGKCAELLRLNWSGKSMEEVAEDLQISYAFARKKKVGCMDKLINLIKRDPQFNTLKW, encoded by the coding sequence ATGAAACATCCAGATCAAAAATACATCGAAGCCTTAGTATCTAACAACGAAATTCTGGTAGAAGAAATTTACCGAAGGTTCTCCGGCAAAATTAAGTGGATGGTTATAAAAAATAATGGTACGGAAGCCGAGGCGGGTGATATTTTTCAGGAAGCTTTATTGGCTATTTCGCACAGAGCAAAAACGCAGGGGCTTATTTTGTCTTGCCCTTTTGATGCCTTTATTTATTCTATTTGTAAGAATCTTTGGCTTAAAGTTTTAAACAAGAAAAAGTCACATTCTTCCGTAACAGACCCCGAAGAAATGGAAATAGGAGAAGACAGCTTGCAACTGGCCGAAGAATGCCTAATACAGGAGCAACGGCTACAATTATTGAATGAGAAACTAGACGAACTAGGCGGCAAATGCGCCGAACTGCTCCGGTTAAACTGGAGCGGAAAATCCATGGAAGAAGTAGCCGAGGATTTACAAATAAGTTACGCCTTTGCCCGCAAAAAAAAGGTGGGTTGTATGGATAAATTAATTAATCTAATAAAGCGCGACCCGCAGTTTAATACTTTGAAATGGTAA
- a CDS encoding tetratricopeptide repeat protein yields MKIQLHTRNLFFFKNRHLSGFRKSLCFSLLFTVIAVKANSQELLSVASPKYQVAHQVFDRLTYAFADTRPQPRLEIVARSSKKNKVIAQYRPGSQPVIQLDEEVYDLCRKLQQDSLNALAVLLSHELAHHYKNHDWYFTFGIANNTTSKESIRQFESAADFYGCFYGELSGFATARVFPRVLDLIYQHFNLANHLEGYPTKEERKAIYAEKQKEAIKMVAVFKSGLFLYLIQEFGPAAQCFDYLANQFPSREIINNLAAAKLQLALQIYNKQEQPGFVYPVELDANSRLASARRDMPDAYNNKQLEDLLTDARRNAEKSREIDPSYVPAYINLACIYSLQGNQPAAIGIINELKPATITGNAHAVRAIAYYKDNQLVKAKKDFELAQQKGAYKAQYNLELFGRMNESLAGSLTTWIMSWFQEEAALHTTRSGMKEKIGNQPISAPLPAQTPRVAVNKNPALVIQWSEQNDYLQLGIQNANRHYLVHLTQENYNHPTARKIKRGTSLENLKNKYGDPAYSFSGATGDYLVYPENKIAFLLDKSKRVNSWLVYGRTL; encoded by the coding sequence ATGAAAATACAGTTACATACCCGAAATTTATTTTTTTTTAAAAATCGTCATTTATCTGGTTTCCGGAAGAGCCTTTGCTTTAGCTTGCTTTTTACCGTAATAGCAGTAAAAGCCAATAGCCAGGAATTATTGTCGGTTGCATCGCCTAAGTACCAGGTAGCGCACCAGGTGTTCGACCGGTTAACGTATGCTTTTGCCGATACTCGTCCGCAGCCCCGCCTGGAAATAGTAGCCCGCAGTTCTAAAAAAAATAAAGTAATAGCGCAATACCGCCCGGGCAGTCAACCGGTTATTCAACTGGACGAAGAAGTATACGACTTATGCCGGAAATTACAACAGGATTCGCTGAATGCATTGGCCGTTTTGCTTAGCCACGAGTTAGCGCATCATTACAAAAACCACGATTGGTATTTTACTTTTGGCATTGCAAATAACACAACTTCTAAAGAAAGCATCCGGCAGTTTGAGTCGGCGGCCGATTTTTACGGTTGCTTTTACGGCGAATTATCCGGTTTTGCTACGGCTCGGGTTTTTCCGCGGGTACTGGATTTAATTTACCAACATTTTAATCTGGCAAACCACCTGGAGGGATATCCTACCAAAGAAGAACGTAAAGCCATTTACGCCGAAAAGCAAAAAGAAGCCATTAAAATGGTGGCGGTGTTTAAGTCAGGTTTGTTTCTTTATTTGATTCAGGAGTTTGGGCCGGCCGCCCAGTGTTTCGATTATCTGGCCAACCAGTTTCCGAGCCGGGAAATCATCAATAATTTAGCGGCGGCCAAGCTGCAACTGGCCTTGCAAATTTATAATAAGCAAGAGCAGCCTGGCTTTGTATACCCAGTAGAGTTAGACGCCAATAGCCGTTTGGCATCTGCCCGCCGCGATATGCCCGATGCTTACAATAATAAACAGTTAGAAGATTTATTAACGGATGCGCGGCGCAACGCCGAAAAGTCGCGGGAAATTGATCCAAGCTATGTGCCGGCGTACATTAACCTGGCTTGTATTTATTCGTTGCAAGGCAACCAACCCGCGGCCATTGGCATTATAAACGAGTTAAAACCCGCCACGATCACGGGCAATGCTCATGCGGTTCGGGCTATTGCTTATTATAAAGATAACCAGTTAGTTAAAGCCAAAAAAGATTTTGAACTAGCCCAGCAGAAAGGCGCCTATAAAGCGCAGTATAACCTGGAACTATTTGGTAGAATGAATGAATCGCTGGCCGGTAGTTTAACTACCTGGATCATGAGCTGGTTTCAGGAAGAAGCTGCGCTGCATACCACCCGGTCTGGAATGAAAGAAAAAATAGGAAACCAGCCTATTAGCGCACCTTTGCCGGCCCAAACTCCGCGCGTAGCCGTAAACAAAAACCCCGCGCTGGTTATTCAATGGAGTGAGCAAAATGATTACCTGCAACTGGGTATCCAAAATGCGAACCGCCATTACCTGGTGCACCTAACTCAGGAAAACTACAATCACCCTACGGCCCGCAAAATAAAACGAGGTACCTCGCTGGAAAATTTAAAAAATAAGTACGGCGATCCGGCCTATAGCTTTTCGGGTGCTACCGGCGATTACCTGGTTTACCCTGAAAATAAAATAGCGTTTCTGCTGGATAAAAGTAAACGGGTAAACAGTTGGCTGGTATATGGCCGCACCTTGTAA
- a CDS encoding DUF4153 domain-containing protein yields MRDDILAHLHDPAQLEQLYRNNKAAFKQQFQEIYPQLNNNVLANFWYERLRYETDEIAWGSAKELKFVVLACLLAGLLAKWPAIFAVSEEFFYPRNIGFIVFPFLAAYFVWKNKIPGNKKAFLAGVLLVCLVYINLLPHQPESDTLILACIHLPLLLWAVLGVSFAGDDFRSTQKRLDFLRFNGDLAVMCALLGIAGVIMTAITINLFLLINLPIDQFYFKYVAAFGLPAVPIVATHLTQTNPQLVNKVSPVIAKVFSPLVLVMLVIYLGAIIFSGKDPYNDREFLLLFNLLLMGVMALIFFSVAESSNKPIAPLNTGVLLLLAFVTVVVNGIALSAILFRLVEWGITPNRVAVLGANVLIMVHLLLITVMLYKNITQKVAISAVGQAIARYLPIYFIWTLIVVFIFPLLFNFK; encoded by the coding sequence ATGCGCGACGACATTTTAGCTCACCTCCACGACCCAGCGCAACTGGAGCAGCTATACCGAAACAATAAAGCCGCTTTTAAGCAACAATTTCAGGAGATTTACCCCCAATTAAACAATAATGTACTGGCCAACTTCTGGTACGAAAGGTTGCGTTACGAAACCGACGAAATAGCCTGGGGATCCGCTAAAGAACTTAAGTTTGTGGTGCTGGCCTGTTTGCTGGCGGGTTTGCTGGCTAAATGGCCCGCAATTTTCGCTGTTAGCGAAGAATTCTTTTATCCGCGTAATATCGGCTTTATCGTGTTCCCGTTTTTAGCAGCTTATTTTGTCTGGAAAAACAAAATTCCTGGTAACAAGAAAGCGTTCCTGGCTGGAGTTCTGCTTGTTTGTTTGGTATACATTAACTTATTGCCCCACCAACCCGAAAGCGATACTTTAATTTTAGCCTGCATCCATTTGCCTTTGTTGCTATGGGCCGTTTTGGGAGTTTCGTTTGCCGGCGACGATTTTCGTTCAACCCAAAAACGGCTGGATTTTTTGCGTTTCAACGGCGATTTGGCTGTAATGTGTGCGCTTCTGGGAATTGCTGGCGTTATTATGACGGCGATCACCATAAATTTATTCTTACTGATAAACTTACCCATCGATCAGTTTTATTTTAAATACGTTGCTGCTTTTGGATTGCCCGCCGTGCCTATTGTAGCCACCCACCTTACCCAGACTAACCCGCAACTGGTAAACAAAGTGTCACCGGTTATTGCCAAAGTATTCAGCCCGTTGGTACTCGTAATGCTGGTTATTTATTTGGGTGCCATTATCTTTTCGGGCAAAGACCCTTACAACGACCGCGAATTTCTGTTGCTGTTTAACCTACTTTTAATGGGGGTAATGGCTTTAATATTCTTTTCTGTGGCCGAAAGCTCAAATAAACCCATTGCTCCTTTAAACACCGGCGTGCTTTTGCTACTGGCTTTTGTTACGGTAGTGGTAAATGGCATTGCGTTATCGGCCATATTATTTCGTTTAGTGGAGTGGGGGATTACGCCGAACCGCGTGGCGGTGCTGGGCGCTAATGTTTTAATAATGGTTCATCTGCTTCTAATAACGGTTATGCTTTATAAAAACATTACCCAAAAAGTTGCTATTAGCGCAGTAGGTCAAGCCATTGCAAGGTACTTGCCCATTTACTTTATCTGGACATTAATCGTAGTTTTCATTTTTCCTTTACTTTTCAACTTTAAATAG
- a CDS encoding SOS response-associated peptidase — MCGRASQTKKRVPVEHRFAPYINEADLEPVYNAVPSQNLPVITSEQPDKLQSLAWGIPMVINGKNDLLSNSRQDKLLLWSYYTQLLQKGQTCLILVDGFYEWQTVQKNFKIPYRLELKDKDVFAMAGLWDKKINSKTGQEATFFSVITLDPNELIRSLHDRMPAILPPGEEMVWLQYYSKSQNYLDQIKAFPADQMTAYTISKKINTPGYNEPDILEPYTWPALPEQLNLF, encoded by the coding sequence ATGTGCGGACGGGCTTCTCAAACCAAGAAAAGAGTACCGGTAGAACATCGGTTTGCGCCTTATATCAACGAGGCTGATCTGGAGCCGGTTTACAATGCGGTGCCTTCCCAAAACTTACCCGTTATTACCAGTGAACAACCGGACAAGCTGCAATCTTTAGCCTGGGGCATTCCGATGGTGATTAATGGCAAAAACGATTTGCTCAGTAACTCCCGGCAGGATAAGCTCCTGCTTTGGAGCTATTACACGCAATTGTTGCAAAAAGGGCAAACCTGTCTGATTCTGGTTGATGGCTTTTACGAATGGCAAACGGTGCAGAAAAATTTTAAAATTCCGTACCGATTGGAGTTAAAAGATAAGGATGTATTTGCCATGGCGGGTTTATGGGATAAGAAAATAAACTCGAAGACCGGGCAGGAAGCTACTTTCTTCAGCGTGATTACGCTGGACCCTAATGAACTCATAAGATCCTTGCATGACCGTATGCCCGCTATTTTGCCGCCCGGCGAAGAAATGGTCTGGCTGCAATACTATTCCAAGAGCCAGAATTACCTGGACCAGATTAAAGCTTTTCCCGCCGACCAAATGACGGCTTATACCATTTCTAAAAAAATAAACACGCCGGGTTATAACGAGCCCGATATTCTGGAGCCGTATACCTGGCCTGCTTTACCCGAGCAATTGAATCTTTTTTAA
- a CDS encoding tetratricopeptide repeat protein, whose amino-acid sequence MNTDYLEKIEAYLNNEMSPSDKKQFEADLTTDPELQSALQMYRTIDADMRGYEKYKLQNNALKSTLSNLNNKYFENEPQAVAKVVPLYSRNIFKILTAVAASAVLLLVTYFAFFRSTADVQYLANAYVKENLQHINQTVSVPEDTLQFGLAGRYTVKNPGLDSLEAGITAFNNQEFNSALRYFQGLLKTHPDDEAAKKYTGMVYLRTKAYDQALREFTELAHKQESSDNPGLFLQAVTLMLRNQPGDQHEAKQVLQQVVKTKAEGSQEAARWLEEF is encoded by the coding sequence ATGAATACAGATTATTTAGAGAAAATAGAAGCTTACTTAAATAACGAAATGAGTCCGAGCGATAAAAAACAGTTTGAAGCGGATTTAACTACCGATCCAGAACTGCAAAGTGCGTTGCAAATGTACCGTACCATTGATGCCGATATGCGGGGCTACGAAAAATACAAGTTACAGAATAATGCCCTGAAAAGCACCTTAAGTAACTTAAATAATAAATATTTTGAAAATGAGCCACAAGCAGTAGCTAAAGTGGTGCCGCTGTATTCCCGGAATATTTTCAAAATACTTACGGCCGTAGCTGCCAGCGCTGTACTGTTGTTGGTTACGTATTTTGCCTTTTTCCGGTCAACAGCCGATGTGCAGTACCTGGCAAATGCTTACGTGAAAGAAAATTTGCAACACATAAACCAAACAGTTAGCGTGCCCGAAGATACCCTGCAATTTGGTTTAGCCGGAAGATATACCGTGAAAAATCCAGGCCTGGATAGTTTAGAGGCCGGCATTACAGCTTTCAACAATCAGGAATTTAATTCGGCTTTGCGTTATTTTCAGGGATTATTAAAAACTCATCCGGATGATGAAGCGGCAAAAAAATATACGGGGATGGTTTACCTGCGAACTAAAGCGTATGACCAGGCTTTGCGGGAGTTTACCGAACTAGCTCATAAACAAGAATCGTCGGACAATCCCGGACTTTTCCTGCAAGCAGTAACCTTAATGCTGCGGAACCAGCCCGGAGACCAGCACGAAGCCAAACAAGTTTTACAACAGGTAGTAAAAACAAAAGCCGAAGGCAGCCAAGAAGCAGCCCGGTGGCTGGAAGAATTTTAA
- a CDS encoding alginate lyase family protein, with protein sequence MKQFALLLLCFDLTIACTFEKKTENNQSATALPSTADIKLLPDSTPQVNTATRLVAQETPALPETLALKQVPKRQAAQDTTKFKKITPSGKKLPDVPVKPGARGVMTNTALLNKNLRAASSGNLLLSKAVEKAITNGYKALQQPIQVITTKTYMVDTDDKHNFNTVAPYWHQQPDGSWEKIDGKGNGLSKKIGDTEKLQKGIGKVVPDLALAYVASSDPVEKEKFAARAIEYCQQFFLDPATRMNPNLDYAQLIPGKKKIRIETAVEGEKLVDIVDALLLLQTSKHYTPEFDRQIRKWFADMADWMANSPTGKQADKRTVGNIGVIYESMRAAFAIYGGDTSYARQRLPRIKERLSDEMNADGGLEHELDRAKPNMYSNKALQAWVRLARILSIQGINLWTLEEDGKSLEKAILFMVPYMLGEKKMNNTEKIQPNYFRKVARTAQYAYRDHPKTVQELERFLVKYDQGFREGYDPSILTEPYLPWQGLDVSSQ encoded by the coding sequence ATGAAACAATTTGCTCTGCTTTTACTTTGCTTTGATTTAACCATTGCTTGTACTTTCGAAAAAAAAACGGAAAATAATCAAAGCGCTACTGCTTTGCCTTCAACTGCCGATATTAAACTTTTGCCCGATTCTACTCCGCAAGTAAATACAGCAACCCGGCTGGTTGCCCAGGAAACACCGGCTCTTCCGGAAACGTTGGCTTTAAAGCAGGTACCGAAACGCCAGGCAGCGCAAGACACCACAAAATTTAAAAAAATAACTCCTTCCGGTAAAAAATTACCCGACGTACCGGTTAAGCCAGGTGCCCGCGGCGTAATGACCAATACGGCCTTATTAAACAAAAATTTGCGGGCTGCTTCTTCCGGTAATCTGCTTTTGAGCAAAGCAGTAGAAAAAGCCATTACCAACGGGTACAAAGCCTTGCAGCAACCCATTCAGGTAATTACCACCAAAACCTACATGGTAGATACCGACGATAAGCACAATTTTAATACCGTGGCCCCTTACTGGCATCAGCAACCCGATGGCAGCTGGGAAAAAATAGATGGCAAAGGCAACGGTTTAAGCAAAAAAATTGGCGACACCGAAAAGCTGCAAAAAGGCATCGGTAAAGTGGTGCCGGATTTAGCCTTGGCTTACGTAGCCAGCAGCGACCCCGTAGAAAAAGAAAAGTTTGCGGCCCGCGCCATTGAGTACTGCCAGCAATTTTTTCTGGATCCGGCTACCCGCATGAACCCTAATCTGGATTACGCCCAACTCATACCGGGGAAAAAGAAAATCCGGATAGAAACGGCCGTAGAAGGAGAGAAGCTCGTGGATATTGTGGATGCCTTGTTGCTGCTGCAAACCAGCAAGCACTACACGCCCGAGTTCGACCGCCAGATCCGGAAATGGTTCGCCGATATGGCCGATTGGATGGCCAACAGCCCCACCGGTAAACAAGCCGATAAAAGAACCGTTGGCAACATTGGGGTGATCTACGAAAGCATGCGGGCGGCCTTTGCTATTTACGGCGGCGATACCTCGTATGCCCGCCAACGTTTGCCCCGCATTAAAGAACGCTTATCCGACGAAATGAACGCCGATGGCGGTCTGGAACACGAATTGGATCGGGCTAAACCCAACATGTACAGCAACAAAGCCTTACAAGCCTGGGTACGGCTGGCGCGTATTTTATCTATCCAGGGCATTAACCTCTGGACCCTGGAAGAAGACGGTAAAAGCTTAGAAAAAGCTATTTTGTTTATGGTGCCCTACATGCTGGGCGAGAAGAAAATGAATAATACCGAAAAAATTCAGCCTAATTATTTTAGAAAAGTAGCCCGTACCGCGCAGTATGCCTACCGCGACCACCCGAAAACTGTGCAGGAACTCGAACGCTTTTTAGTAAAATACGATCAGGGTTTCCGGGAAGGCTACGACCCCTCTATTTTAACCGAACCATATTTGCCCTGGCAAGGGCTTGATGTAAGCAGTCAGTAA
- the dinB gene encoding DNA polymerase IV has protein sequence MLLNDQRTIAHFDLDTFFVSVERLRNSQLMGKPVIVGGMSDRGVVASCSYETRYFGVHAGMPMKMARQLCQEAIVLRGDMEAYSKYSTDVTQVIAAKAPVYEKSSIDEHYLDVSGMDRFHGTWQWTNELRNLIIKETGLPISFGLSINKTVSKIATGQAKPNGKMQVRSAEVKPFLAPLSIKKIPGVGQKNYQLLRNMGIPTIEVLTMIPVEMMQKVLGKEGVSIWEKANGIDGAPVVPYSEQKSISTEQTFSTDTTDIGKLNNLLVSMTEGLAFELRKQGKLAGCITVKIRYANFDTHTQQLTIPYNAADHVLIRKAKELFQKLYNRRLLIRLLGVRLSNLVQGFQQIDLFEDTAEMANLYQAMDKIRVRYGDTAVQRAVGLKSGLR, from the coding sequence ATGCTACTCAACGACCAGCGAACCATTGCCCATTTTGATCTGGACACCTTTTTTGTATCGGTGGAGCGGCTGCGCAACAGCCAGCTAATGGGCAAACCCGTGATTGTGGGAGGAATGTCGGACCGGGGGGTGGTGGCTAGTTGCAGTTACGAAACGCGGTATTTTGGGGTACACGCCGGCATGCCCATGAAAATGGCCCGGCAGCTTTGCCAGGAAGCCATTGTACTGCGCGGCGACATGGAAGCTTACAGTAAGTATTCTACGGACGTTACCCAGGTAATTGCGGCGAAGGCGCCAGTTTACGAAAAATCATCCATCGACGAGCATTACCTGGACGTGAGCGGCATGGACCGGTTTCACGGTACCTGGCAGTGGACCAACGAGCTCCGGAATCTAATCATCAAGGAAACCGGCTTGCCCATTTCTTTTGGCTTATCCATCAACAAAACGGTATCTAAAATTGCGACGGGGCAGGCGAAACCCAACGGTAAAATGCAGGTACGCTCCGCGGAAGTAAAGCCTTTTCTGGCGCCGCTTTCCATTAAAAAAATACCGGGCGTGGGGCAAAAAAATTATCAGCTTTTGCGCAACATGGGCATTCCCACCATTGAGGTGCTCACCATGATTCCGGTAGAAATGATGCAGAAAGTACTGGGCAAAGAAGGCGTGAGCATCTGGGAAAAAGCCAACGGCATCGACGGGGCTCCCGTGGTTCCTTACTCCGAGCAAAAGTCCATCAGCACGGAGCAAACCTTCAGTACCGACACCACCGATATTGGTAAACTCAACAATTTGCTCGTTTCCATGACCGAAGGTTTGGCCTTTGAACTACGCAAACAAGGCAAGCTGGCAGGTTGCATTACGGTAAAAATCAGGTACGCCAACTTCGATACGCACACCCAGCAACTCACCATTCCGTACAATGCCGCCGACCACGTTTTAATCCGCAAAGCGAAAGAACTTTTTCAAAAATTATATAACCGGCGCTTGCTTATCCGGCTGCTGGGCGTGCGGTTGAGCAATTTGGTGCAGGGTTTTCAGCAGATTGATTTATTTGAAGATACCGCCGAAATGGCGAACCTCTACCAGGCCATGGATAAAATCCGGGTACGTTACGGCGACACGGCGGTGCAGCGGGCGGTAGGGTTAAAATCAGGTTTAAGATAA
- a CDS encoding helix-turn-helix domain-containing protein yields MFLPSNLKWLRQLKKKTQEDVAFALNIKRSTYSGYENGVGEPSLDKLILLANYFKITLDGLVAQDLREIAISQLPRTDGTLENPAWKNAVPFPSMRVHREE; encoded by the coding sequence ATGTTTCTACCCTCGAACTTAAAATGGTTACGACAGTTGAAAAAAAAGACGCAGGAAGACGTAGCGTTTGCCTTAAACATCAAACGCTCGACGTACAGCGGTTACGAGAATGGCGTGGGCGAACCGAGCCTGGATAAGCTAATCCTGTTGGCTAATTATTTTAAAATTACCCTGGATGGGTTAGTAGCCCAGGATTTAAGAGAAATAGCTATTAGCCAGCTCCCCCGCACCGACGGCACCCTGGAAAATCCGGCCTGGAAAAACGCCGTACCATTTCCCTCCATGCGTGTGCACCGGGAAGAGTAA